The Natronosalvus halobius genome contains a region encoding:
- a CDS encoding type IV pilin, which yields MDLKKYRSKLIGNESERAVSPVIGVILMVAITVILAAVIAAFVLDLGGNMGSSGVNAVVGADVQNDDENVSVTVENMGDANSFAVRGDVTSDGEDLVSDGLKNTGDKVVLEYNSSGTDHLSSDSGEIRIVAINGDDESVIKTVDYDFS from the coding sequence ATGGATCTAAAGAAATACAGAAGCAAACTGATCGGAAACGAATCGGAACGGGCAGTATCTCCTGTCATCGGAGTTATACTCATGGTCGCCATTACGGTGATTCTCGCTGCCGTCATCGCGGCGTTCGTGCTGGATCTCGGCGGTAACATGGGCAGCTCCGGTGTGAACGCAGTCGTCGGAGCGGATGTTCAGAATGATGATGAAAATGTCAGCGTAACGGTCGAGAACATGGGAGACGCGAACAGCTTCGCTGTCCGTGGCGACGTGACCTCTGATGGTGAGGATCTCGTTTCTGACGGTCTAAAAAACACTGGAGACAAAGTTGTGTTAGAATACAACTCCAGCGGCACTGACCACCTGTCTAGCGATTCGGGAGAAATTCGAATCGTTGCGATCAACGGTGACGACGAGTCTGTCATCAAGACGGTTGATTACGACTTTAGCTAA